In a genomic window of Erinaceus europaeus chromosome 12, mEriEur2.1, whole genome shotgun sequence:
- the MED31 gene encoding mediator of RNA polymerase II transcription subunit 31 produces MATAVAMETDDAGNRLRFQLELEFVQCLANPNYLNFLAQRGYFKDRAFVNYLKYLLYWKEPEYAKYLKYPQCLHMLELLQYEHFRKELVNAQCAKFIDEQQILHWQHYSRKRMRLQQALAEQQQQNNTSGK; encoded by the exons ATGGCTACGGCTGTCGCTATGGAGACAG ATGATGCTGGAAATCGACTTCGGTTTCAGTTGGAGTTGGAATTTGTGCAGTGCTTAGCCAACCCAAATTACCTTAATT TTCTTGCTCAAAGAGGTTACTTCAAAGACAGAGCTTTTGTTAACTATCTTAAGTACTTGCTTTACTGGAAAGAACCAGAATATGCCAAGTATCTAAA GTACCCGCAGTGTTTACATATGTTAGAACTGCTCCAGTATGAACATTTTCGCAAGGAGCTGGTGAATGCTCAGTGTGCAAAATTCATTGATGAGCAGCAAATTCTGCACTGGCAACATTATTCCCGGAAGCGGATGCGCCTTCAGCAAGCCCTGGCAGAGCAGCAACAGCAAAATAAcacatcaggaaaatga
- the TXNDC17 gene encoding thioredoxin domain-containing protein 17, with the protein MASFEEVCVSGFEEFMKAVEQHKDKTIFAYFTGSKDSNGESWCPDCVQAEPALREGLKHIKEGCVFIYCQVGEKPYWKDPNNDFRKNLKVTAVPTLLKYGTPQKLVESECLQADLLEMLFSEEN; encoded by the exons ATGGCCTCCTTCGAAGAGGTGTGTGTGTCCGGCTTTGAGGAGTTTATGAAAGCTGTGGAGCAGCACAAAGACAAGACCATTTTCGCTTACTTCACCGGCTCTAAGGACTCCAATGGAGAAAGCTGGTGCCCCGACTGCGTGCAGG ctGAACCGGCCCTACGAGAGGGACTGAAGCATATTAAGGAAGGATGTGTGTTTATCTACTGCCAAGTAGGAGAAAAACCTTA tTGGAAGGATCCAAATAATGACTTCAGAAAAAACCTGAAAGTAACTGCAGTACCTACACTACTTAAATATGGAACA CCTCAAAAACTGGTAGAATCTGAATGCCTTCAGGCAGACCTCTTGGAAATGTTGTTCTCTGAAGAAAATTAA
- the LOC107522384 gene encoding collagen alpha-1(I) chain isoform X2, which yields MSREAGRASWGRRRRGELAAEGPGGCAGPSRWAPGVQRLRGKRWDAGSLRSCGGARRPTRSSPRETRSGSAEREADAVEPAREAARADEASGTPAPAGAVEAAKDPGAVWVNGAVGEPQLVGAAGSVWLTGPGDDGDAVGRSPPRASEKKGRPGSAGTESIVELWLRVQATRAASGCAEGSRVELHPVPAGEGPVERGIPGRASWLETSRRGITGPWVKGQARAAPAGAGVSTAMGLRALCLRVSDLCGRNLALRVPHLMALRRLREACARREQAAGEPGPVEERGCGLAPGSQDKVPVVGVPSAMQCPEPVGVPQGVEAPKAVEVPRAVDVPRAVEVPRSVEVPRAVEVPRPVEVPRPVEVPRPVEVPRAVEVPRPVEVPRPVEVPRAVEVPRPVEVPRPVEVPRPVEVPRPVEVPRAVEVPRAVEVPRAVEVPRSVEVPRPVEVPRAVEVPRPVDVPRAVEVPRSVDVPRAVEVPRTVEVPRTVEVPRPVDVPRAVEASRAVGVSRTVGVPLAVAVPRAVEVKRIVGVPRTVETPRAMGVPQAMEVPRAVGVARAVELPRAVGVARAVEVPRTVGIPRAVEVPQAVEVPQVVEEDIERIVGAVGGRVAPDLWGRGQVVQVPEALAQVASCEDASGLWGRRQPMELSDTVEEEAASVGASGMWPRGQIVEESDSEGIPGLWGTGQLVGIPYAIEEEPRVGGDPGFRDRGQAMWGETGSGGDPRPWEAAPTGRGPRGALGHWGLEQAAEVPQALEKEASYGGISDLWETEQAVTVPGACAPGLWNGQQAEAEPMSIGEETYYGNILNSWERRQALREQEALVPSDLGLSGPVGQETGYGDVSCPSRRRQTLGLSGTEGTSEAAGVAQHSGVPVGTPISIVMPRSGGVPARVPVSVGVSNPLQQESSSGDVLNPWERVHPARVPVTSGTHMVTQELWSVAEDGGSAAFGPGGRRRAIGLPTAARVSVPPELPGLVGEETSFGGIPRSWGRRQIARASIPTEGLTTPRVPGFLRMEAGSESFSDLPGRRQTSGVAVTTGVPSFGEVLRMAPRTVQETSSRGIMDLSGGRQTLGQYTTRRLPGYVEEAAFSGDVLGLSGRREVAQVPVAAGVHRNVQMSMAAVTPDDAPTVDSGSYGDVATVWGRRPVTEMLSGARAPGPMEWEPSSEEVAGQRRRPSGGSGAMRVPMSLGVLAAVGIPMAGCLPAAVWVTGSAGEDIDMAVPGLMASRRQSEGPENLVEEAEGSSIPGLAGRSQAVGVSSRRGARPWSHPGSGEEETNYENVPGVARAGSTAGVPEAVDTPSTLREDTDTGHFRGQSQQNGRRWTGGTSGARVRGNNLGDNYVGEDRSRGFQK from the exons ATGAGCAGGGAGGCTGGGCGAGCGTCCTGGGGCCGGCGGCGGAGGGGCGAGCTGGCGGCGGAGGGGCCGGGCGGCTGCGCGGGGCCCAGTAGGTGGGCGCCGGGAGTCCAGCGACTCCGGGGGAAGCGGTGGGATGCTGGGTCGTTGCGGAGCTGCGGCGGGGCGAGGCGCCCGACTCGGAGCTCGCCGCGGGAGACACGCAGCGGGAGTGCGGAGCGGGAGGCGGACGCGGTGGAGCCGGCGCGGGAGGCCGCTCGGGCGGACGAGGCTTCGGGGACGCCGGCCCCTGCAGGCGCGGTGGAGGCTGCGAAGGACCCCGGGGCTGTGTGGGTGAACGGGGCCGTGGGGGAGCCCCAGCTGGTGGGAGCCGCCGGCTCTGTGTGGCTGACCGGTCCTGGGGACGACGGGGACGCCGTGGGAAGGAGCCCTCCCCGCGCTAGTGAGAAGAAAGGCCGCCCGGGGTCGGCGGGCACCGAGAGCATCGTGGAGTTGTGGCTGAGAGTTCAGGCCACGAGAGCGGCTTCGGGCTGTGCCGAAGGGAGCCGAGTGGAGCTCCACCCTGTGCCCGCCGGCGAGGGCCCGGTTGAAAGGGGCATCCCCGGCAGGGCCTCGTGGCTGGAGACCAGCCGCAGGGGTATCACAGGGCCGTGGGTGAAAGGGCAGGCGAGGGCCGCGCCCGCGGGCGCAGGAGTCTCCACGGCGATGGGACTGCGGGCGCTTTGTCTGAGGGTCTCAGACTTGTGCGGCCGCAACCTGGCCCTGAGGGTGCCGCATCTTATGGCTTTGCGTCGACTTCGGGAGGCCTGTGCTAGGAGAGAACAAGCTGCAGGGGAACCTGGGCCAGTGGAGGAGAGAGGTTGTGGACTTGCCCCAGGCTCTCAGGATAAGGTACCAGTTGTGGGGGTGCCTAGCGCCATGCAGTGCCCTGAGCCTGTGGGGGTTCCTCAAGGTGTGGAGGCTCCAAAAGCTGTGGAGGTGCCTAGAGCTGTGGACGTACCCAGAGCTGTGGAGGTGCCCAGATCTGTGGAGGTGCCCAGAGCTGTGGAGGTGCCCAGACCTGTGGAGGTGCCCAGACCTGTGGAGGTGCCCAGACCTGTGGAG GTGCCTAGAGCTGTGGAGGTGCCCAGACCTGTGGAGGTGCCCAGACCTGTGGAGGTGCCCAGAGCTGTGGAGGTGCCCAGACCTGTGGAGGTGCCCAGACCTGTGGAGGTGCCCAGACCTGTGGAGGTGCCCAGACCTGTGGAGGTGCCCAGAGCTGTGGAGGTTCCTAGAGCTGTGGAGGTGCCTAGAGCTGTGGAGGTGCCCAGATCTGTGGAGGTGCCTAGACCTGTGGAGGTTCCTAGAGCTGTGGAGGTGCCCAGACCTGTGGACGTGCCCAGAGCTGTGGAGGTGCCCAGATCTGTGGACGTGCCCAGAGCTGTGGAGGTGCCTAGAACCGTGGAGGTGCCTAGAACTGTGGAGGTGCCCAGACCTGTGGACGTGCCCAGAGCTGTGGAGGCTTCCCGAGCTGTGGGGGTATCCAGAACTGTTGGGGTTCCCCTAGCTGTAGCGGTACCCCGAGCTGTGGAAGTAAAAAGGATTGTTGGGGTTCCTAGAACTGTAGAGACTCCTAGAGCTATGGGTGTACCCCAAGCTATGGAGGTTCCTAGAGCCGTGGGGGTAGCCAGAGCTGTGGAGCTACCCAGAGCTGTGGGGGTAGCCAGAGCTGTGGAGGTTCCCCGAACTGTGGGGATACCCAGAGCTGTGGAGGTACCCCAAGCTGTGGAGGTACCCCAAGTTGTggaggaagacatagagagaaTAGTGGGAGCAGTAGGCGGTAGGGTTGCGCCGGATTTGTGGGGAAGAGGGCAGGTAGTAcaggtgcctgaggctctggcacAAGTGGCCAGCTGTGAGGATGCTTCAGGCTTATGGGGAAGGAGACAGCCTATGGAGTTGTCTGATACTGTGGAGGAGGAAGCTGCCTCTGTAGGTGCCTCAGGTATGTGGCCAAGGGGACAGATAGTGGAGGAGAGTGACTCTGAGGGTATCCCTGGCCTGTGGGGCACAGGACAGCTTGTAGGGATACCATATGCTATTGAGGAAGAACCTAGAGTTGGGGGTGACCCAGGAttcagggacaggggacaggccaTGTGGGGAGAGACTGGCTCTGGAGGTGACCCAAGACCATGGGAAGCTGCACCAACAGGGAGAGGTCCTAGAGGTGCTCTAGGTCACTGGGGTCTGGAACAGGCTGCGGAAGTCCCTCAGGCTTTAGAGAAGGAGGCAAGCTATGGGGGAATCTCAGACTTGTGGGAAACAGAACAAGCTGTGACAGTACCTGGAGCTTGTGCCCCAGGCCTCTGGAATGGGCAACAGGCAGAGGCTGAGCCAATGAGTATTGGGGAGGAGACATATTATGGGAATATCCTGAATTCCTGGGAAAGGCGACAGGCTTTGAGGGAGCAAGAGGCACTGGTGCCTTCAGATTTAGGATTATCTGGACCAGTGGGCCAAGAGACAGGTTATGGTGATGTTTCATGTCCGTCCAGGAGGAGACAGACTTTGGGATTGTCTGGGACAGAAGGAACATCTGAGGCAGCAGGTGTTGCCCAACACAGTGGTGTACCAGTAGGGACACCCATAAGTATAGTTATGCCCAGGTCTGGAGGGGTGCCTGCCAGGGTGCCAGTCTCTGTGGGAGTATCTAACCCTTTGCAACAGGAAAGCAGCTCTGGAGATGTCTTGAACCCATGGGAAAGGGTTCATCCTGCCAGGGTCCCTGTGACATCAGGGACACACATGGTTACTCAAGAACTGTGGTCTGTGGCAGAAGATGGTGGCTCTGCAGCTTTCGGGCCTGGTGGAAGGAGACGGGCTATTGGACTGCCCACTGCTGCCAGGGTTTCTGTGCCTCCTGAGTTGCCTGGGCTTGTAGGGGAGGAGACTAGCTTTGGGGGCATCCCGAGATCTTGGGGAAGGAGACAGATTGCCAGGGCGTCTATACCTACTGAGGGGCTCACAACTCCTCGGGTGCCTGGTTTTCTGAGGATGGAAGCTGGCTCTGAGAGTTTCTCAGACTTGCCAGGAAGGAGACAAACTTCGGGAGTGGCAGTGACTACAGGGGTGCCTTCATTTGGTGAGGTATTACGTATGGCACCTAGGACTGTTCAGGAGACCAGCTCTCGAGGTATCATGGACTTATCAGGGGGGAGACAGACTCTGGGGCAGTATACAACCAGAAGGCTGCCTGGCTATGTGGAGGAGGCAGCATTCTCTGGGGATGTCTTAGGCTTATCGGGAAGAAGAGAGGTTGCCCAGGTGCCTGTGGCAGCTGGAGTTCACAGGAATGTGCAGATGTCCATGGCTGCTGTCACTCCTGATGATGCCCCAACGGTGGACAGTGGTAGCTATGGAGATGTTGCCACTGTATGGGGAAGGAGGCCTGTGACTGAGATGCTCTCTGGTGCCAGGGCTCCTGGGCCTATGGAGTGGGAGCCTAGTTCCGAGGAAGTCGCAGGCCAAAGGAGGAGACCCAGTGGAGGGTCTGGGGCTATGAGGGTACCTATGTCTTTGGGGGTGCTTGCAGCCGTAGGCATTCCCATGGCAGGGTGCCTGCCTGCTGCCGTGTGGGTGACTGGGTCTGCTGGAGAAGACATAGATATGGCTGTCCCAGGCCTCATGGCTTCAAGGAGACAATCTGAAGGACCTGAGAATTTAGTGGAGGAGGCAGAAGGTAGCAGTATTCCAGGACTGGCtgggaggagccaggcagtaggaGTGTCCAGCAGGCGAGGGGCCAGGCCATGGAGCCACCCAGGGTCTGGGGAGGAAGAAACAAACTATGAGAACGTGCCAGGAGTGGCCAGGGCAGGATCCACTGCAGGGGTGCCAGAAGCTGTGGACACACCCTCAACTTTGAGGGAAGACACAGATACTGGCCATTTCCGAGGTCAATCAcagcagaatgggaggagatggaCTGGAGGAACATCTGGAGCCAGAGTGAGGGGGAACAATTTGGGAGACAATTATGTGGGGGAGGATAGGTCAAGGGGGTTTCAGAAGTAG
- the LOC107522384 gene encoding uncharacterized protein LOC107522384 isoform X1 yields MSREAGRASWGRRRRGELAAEGPGGCAGPSRWAPGVQRLRGKRWDAGSLRSCGGARRPTRSSPRETRSGSAEREADAVEPAREAARADEASGTPAPAGAVEAAKDPGAVWVNGAVGEPQLVGAAGSVWLTGPGDDGDAVGRSPPRASEKKGRPGSAGTESIVELWLRVQATRAASGCAEGSRVELHPVPAGEGPVERGIPGRASWLETSRRGITGPWVKGQARAAPAGAGVSTAMGLRALCLRVSDLCGRNLALRVPHLMALRRLREACARREQAAGEPGPVEERGCGLAPGSQDKVPVVGVPSAMQCPEPVGVPQGVEAPKAVEVPRAVDVPRAVEVPRSVEVPRAVEVPRPVEVPRPVEVPRPVEVPRSVEVPRSVEVPRPVEVPRTVEVPRAVEVPRPVEVPRPVEVPRAVEVPRPVEVPRPVEVPRPVEVPRPVEVPRAVEVPRAVEVPRAVEVPRSVEVPRPVEVPRAVEVPRPVDVPRAVEVPRSVDVPRAVEVPRTVEVPRTVEVPRPVDVPRAVEASRAVGVSRTVGVPLAVAVPRAVEVKRIVGVPRTVETPRAMGVPQAMEVPRAVGVARAVELPRAVGVARAVEVPRTVGIPRAVEVPQAVEVPQVVEEDIERIVGAVGGRVAPDLWGRGQVVQVPEALAQVASCEDASGLWGRRQPMELSDTVEEEAASVGASGMWPRGQIVEESDSEGIPGLWGTGQLVGIPYAIEEEPRVGGDPGFRDRGQAMWGETGSGGDPRPWEAAPTGRGPRGALGHWGLEQAAEVPQALEKEASYGGISDLWETEQAVTVPGACAPGLWNGQQAEAEPMSIGEETYYGNILNSWERRQALREQEALVPSDLGLSGPVGQETGYGDVSCPSRRRQTLGLSGTEGTSEAAGVAQHSGVPVGTPISIVMPRSGGVPARVPVSVGVSNPLQQESSSGDVLNPWERVHPARVPVTSGTHMVTQELWSVAEDGGSAAFGPGGRRRAIGLPTAARVSVPPELPGLVGEETSFGGIPRSWGRRQIARASIPTEGLTTPRVPGFLRMEAGSESFSDLPGRRQTSGVAVTTGVPSFGEVLRMAPRTVQETSSRGIMDLSGGRQTLGQYTTRRLPGYVEEAAFSGDVLGLSGRREVAQVPVAAGVHRNVQMSMAAVTPDDAPTVDSGSYGDVATVWGRRPVTEMLSGARAPGPMEWEPSSEEVAGQRRRPSGGSGAMRVPMSLGVLAAVGIPMAGCLPAAVWVTGSAGEDIDMAVPGLMASRRQSEGPENLVEEAEGSSIPGLAGRSQAVGVSSRRGARPWSHPGSGEEETNYENVPGVARAGSTAGVPEAVDTPSTLREDTDTGHFRGQSQQNGRRWTGGTSGARVRGNNLGDNYVGEDRSRGFQK; encoded by the exons ATGAGCAGGGAGGCTGGGCGAGCGTCCTGGGGCCGGCGGCGGAGGGGCGAGCTGGCGGCGGAGGGGCCGGGCGGCTGCGCGGGGCCCAGTAGGTGGGCGCCGGGAGTCCAGCGACTCCGGGGGAAGCGGTGGGATGCTGGGTCGTTGCGGAGCTGCGGCGGGGCGAGGCGCCCGACTCGGAGCTCGCCGCGGGAGACACGCAGCGGGAGTGCGGAGCGGGAGGCGGACGCGGTGGAGCCGGCGCGGGAGGCCGCTCGGGCGGACGAGGCTTCGGGGACGCCGGCCCCTGCAGGCGCGGTGGAGGCTGCGAAGGACCCCGGGGCTGTGTGGGTGAACGGGGCCGTGGGGGAGCCCCAGCTGGTGGGAGCCGCCGGCTCTGTGTGGCTGACCGGTCCTGGGGACGACGGGGACGCCGTGGGAAGGAGCCCTCCCCGCGCTAGTGAGAAGAAAGGCCGCCCGGGGTCGGCGGGCACCGAGAGCATCGTGGAGTTGTGGCTGAGAGTTCAGGCCACGAGAGCGGCTTCGGGCTGTGCCGAAGGGAGCCGAGTGGAGCTCCACCCTGTGCCCGCCGGCGAGGGCCCGGTTGAAAGGGGCATCCCCGGCAGGGCCTCGTGGCTGGAGACCAGCCGCAGGGGTATCACAGGGCCGTGGGTGAAAGGGCAGGCGAGGGCCGCGCCCGCGGGCGCAGGAGTCTCCACGGCGATGGGACTGCGGGCGCTTTGTCTGAGGGTCTCAGACTTGTGCGGCCGCAACCTGGCCCTGAGGGTGCCGCATCTTATGGCTTTGCGTCGACTTCGGGAGGCCTGTGCTAGGAGAGAACAAGCTGCAGGGGAACCTGGGCCAGTGGAGGAGAGAGGTTGTGGACTTGCCCCAGGCTCTCAGGATAAGGTACCAGTTGTGGGGGTGCCTAGCGCCATGCAGTGCCCTGAGCCTGTGGGGGTTCCTCAAGGTGTGGAGGCTCCAAAAGCTGTGGAGGTGCCTAGAGCTGTGGACGTACCCAGAGCTGTGGAGGTGCCCAGATCTGTGGAGGTGCCCAGAGCTGTGGAGGTGCCCAGACCTGTGGAGGTGCCCAGACCTGTGGAGGTGCCCAGACCTGTGGAGGTGCCCAGATCTGTGGAGGTGCCCAGATCTGTGGAGGTGCCCAGACCTGTGGAGGTGCCTAGAACTGTGGAG GTGCCTAGAGCTGTGGAGGTGCCCAGACCTGTGGAGGTGCCCAGACCTGTGGAGGTGCCCAGAGCTGTGGAGGTGCCCAGACCTGTGGAGGTGCCCAGACCTGTGGAGGTGCCCAGACCTGTGGAGGTGCCCAGACCTGTGGAGGTGCCCAGAGCTGTGGAGGTTCCTAGAGCTGTGGAGGTGCCTAGAGCTGTGGAGGTGCCCAGATCTGTGGAGGTGCCTAGACCTGTGGAGGTTCCTAGAGCTGTGGAGGTGCCCAGACCTGTGGACGTGCCCAGAGCTGTGGAGGTGCCCAGATCTGTGGACGTGCCCAGAGCTGTGGAGGTGCCTAGAACCGTGGAGGTGCCTAGAACTGTGGAGGTGCCCAGACCTGTGGACGTGCCCAGAGCTGTGGAGGCTTCCCGAGCTGTGGGGGTATCCAGAACTGTTGGGGTTCCCCTAGCTGTAGCGGTACCCCGAGCTGTGGAAGTAAAAAGGATTGTTGGGGTTCCTAGAACTGTAGAGACTCCTAGAGCTATGGGTGTACCCCAAGCTATGGAGGTTCCTAGAGCCGTGGGGGTAGCCAGAGCTGTGGAGCTACCCAGAGCTGTGGGGGTAGCCAGAGCTGTGGAGGTTCCCCGAACTGTGGGGATACCCAGAGCTGTGGAGGTACCCCAAGCTGTGGAGGTACCCCAAGTTGTggaggaagacatagagagaaTAGTGGGAGCAGTAGGCGGTAGGGTTGCGCCGGATTTGTGGGGAAGAGGGCAGGTAGTAcaggtgcctgaggctctggcacAAGTGGCCAGCTGTGAGGATGCTTCAGGCTTATGGGGAAGGAGACAGCCTATGGAGTTGTCTGATACTGTGGAGGAGGAAGCTGCCTCTGTAGGTGCCTCAGGTATGTGGCCAAGGGGACAGATAGTGGAGGAGAGTGACTCTGAGGGTATCCCTGGCCTGTGGGGCACAGGACAGCTTGTAGGGATACCATATGCTATTGAGGAAGAACCTAGAGTTGGGGGTGACCCAGGAttcagggacaggggacaggccaTGTGGGGAGAGACTGGCTCTGGAGGTGACCCAAGACCATGGGAAGCTGCACCAACAGGGAGAGGTCCTAGAGGTGCTCTAGGTCACTGGGGTCTGGAACAGGCTGCGGAAGTCCCTCAGGCTTTAGAGAAGGAGGCAAGCTATGGGGGAATCTCAGACTTGTGGGAAACAGAACAAGCTGTGACAGTACCTGGAGCTTGTGCCCCAGGCCTCTGGAATGGGCAACAGGCAGAGGCTGAGCCAATGAGTATTGGGGAGGAGACATATTATGGGAATATCCTGAATTCCTGGGAAAGGCGACAGGCTTTGAGGGAGCAAGAGGCACTGGTGCCTTCAGATTTAGGATTATCTGGACCAGTGGGCCAAGAGACAGGTTATGGTGATGTTTCATGTCCGTCCAGGAGGAGACAGACTTTGGGATTGTCTGGGACAGAAGGAACATCTGAGGCAGCAGGTGTTGCCCAACACAGTGGTGTACCAGTAGGGACACCCATAAGTATAGTTATGCCCAGGTCTGGAGGGGTGCCTGCCAGGGTGCCAGTCTCTGTGGGAGTATCTAACCCTTTGCAACAGGAAAGCAGCTCTGGAGATGTCTTGAACCCATGGGAAAGGGTTCATCCTGCCAGGGTCCCTGTGACATCAGGGACACACATGGTTACTCAAGAACTGTGGTCTGTGGCAGAAGATGGTGGCTCTGCAGCTTTCGGGCCTGGTGGAAGGAGACGGGCTATTGGACTGCCCACTGCTGCCAGGGTTTCTGTGCCTCCTGAGTTGCCTGGGCTTGTAGGGGAGGAGACTAGCTTTGGGGGCATCCCGAGATCTTGGGGAAGGAGACAGATTGCCAGGGCGTCTATACCTACTGAGGGGCTCACAACTCCTCGGGTGCCTGGTTTTCTGAGGATGGAAGCTGGCTCTGAGAGTTTCTCAGACTTGCCAGGAAGGAGACAAACTTCGGGAGTGGCAGTGACTACAGGGGTGCCTTCATTTGGTGAGGTATTACGTATGGCACCTAGGACTGTTCAGGAGACCAGCTCTCGAGGTATCATGGACTTATCAGGGGGGAGACAGACTCTGGGGCAGTATACAACCAGAAGGCTGCCTGGCTATGTGGAGGAGGCAGCATTCTCTGGGGATGTCTTAGGCTTATCGGGAAGAAGAGAGGTTGCCCAGGTGCCTGTGGCAGCTGGAGTTCACAGGAATGTGCAGATGTCCATGGCTGCTGTCACTCCTGATGATGCCCCAACGGTGGACAGTGGTAGCTATGGAGATGTTGCCACTGTATGGGGAAGGAGGCCTGTGACTGAGATGCTCTCTGGTGCCAGGGCTCCTGGGCCTATGGAGTGGGAGCCTAGTTCCGAGGAAGTCGCAGGCCAAAGGAGGAGACCCAGTGGAGGGTCTGGGGCTATGAGGGTACCTATGTCTTTGGGGGTGCTTGCAGCCGTAGGCATTCCCATGGCAGGGTGCCTGCCTGCTGCCGTGTGGGTGACTGGGTCTGCTGGAGAAGACATAGATATGGCTGTCCCAGGCCTCATGGCTTCAAGGAGACAATCTGAAGGACCTGAGAATTTAGTGGAGGAGGCAGAAGGTAGCAGTATTCCAGGACTGGCtgggaggagccaggcagtaggaGTGTCCAGCAGGCGAGGGGCCAGGCCATGGAGCCACCCAGGGTCTGGGGAGGAAGAAACAAACTATGAGAACGTGCCAGGAGTGGCCAGGGCAGGATCCACTGCAGGGGTGCCAGAAGCTGTGGACACACCCTCAACTTTGAGGGAAGACACAGATACTGGCCATTTCCGAGGTCAATCAcagcagaatgggaggagatggaCTGGAGGAACATCTGGAGCCAGAGTGAGGGGGAACAATTTGGGAGACAATTATGTGGGGGAGGATAGGTCAAGGGGGTTTCAGAAGTAG